AATGTAAATAGAAGTCAAAAGGCCAGTTTATAGGCAGCCACCTCACATGATCACaatatttccattaaaaaaaaaacaacaataaaaaacatgATAGTGTGCactatatttattaaaacactatACAAAACTACACTAATACAAAAACACTTTCACTCTTACCTCTTTGATACTCTTCATCCAGTTTTGAATGTTCTCAAAGGATTTGTCGTCAGTAATGTCATACACAAGGATGATACCCTGacatagaaaataataaaattacatgGAATAAGTTGTCAATAATAAAttttatagttattttttttttgtttaaagcaTAATGATGTTATAAGATCGATAAGTCATGATATTAAATAGGAGGGCTAAAATTTTATATCCATCAATAGCTTCACAATGAAGGCTGAACAATGCATTATATCATGAAGTCTCatcaatgacacacacacacagagagagagagagagagagagagagagagagagagagagagagagagagagagagacagaaaatgcTACCACTCCCTCCCTGAGAGCACATCCAATTATGTTATTTTGATCTCCCGGCCACGGATGGGTGTGGCATCGCTGGGATCGTGATCTTCGGAAGATAAGgcgaacgcttttctgttgACACTTCAAAACTGATAGGTCGCAGATAATGTTCTATCATAATTCGGCAAAAACTAAGTACTGTGTATATTCcagcaatccatccatcttctataacgcttatccttttcaggggcacaggaagcctggagcctatcgcagaaagcatcgggcacaaggtggggtacaccctggacagggtgccaatccatcgcagggcacaatcactacTGTGTATATggatttttcttatttttgaaAGACAGGAGGCTTAGCCCTGCTAGTCCATTTATACCAGCTACCCCGGTCTTGAAATGCATTCATAAGAATTTTCAAATCAACAAGCTAAAACTAAACAGTAAATTAGGCTAGGATGGCCATCTAAATTATATAGTACACACTCCAAGTATACTAAGGCAGTGGTGGTTCAGAAGTTAAAGCTCTGGACTACTGATTGAGTGTTTTAGCTGCCACTATTGGACCTCTTTGTTTTTTGATCTTGCACTCTGCTCTATCTCTTCTAAGCCAAGATATGTgatgaaaagaatttcactgcacAGTACATGTGTATAATGCGTGTGTGTTACCATAGCTCCTCTGTAATAAGCTGTAGTGATGGTCTTAAACCTCTCCTGCCCTGCTGTGTCCCTGGGAAATAAGACAATCATAAACATCAACACATGAAATTCATAATCAGAGACTACTAGCAAAGTATTGCATCATATGGACACATGTAAAATCCTTCAGTGCTGAGGTATGACAGCTGGACTCTGTACTATCAGGTGAAGGTACAGCTGACTGTAAAAATGGATCTGCCTTTGCACCTCAGCACACTGATCACATCTGAATCAGTACAAGTGCAGTATATTTCTCATCAGACACAATAATGTTTATGAGGAATTCTTAGCACCAATCTCTACTATCCTTAgacacattaatacacattttaCCCCCACAAAaggtatttattcatttatcttcagtaattgCTGTGCCATGGTTAGAGTCCTGAAATACCTACTCCGGCACGTGAAAGTTTATGAACCCTTTAAaacttttctacatttctgcataaatatgacctaaaactgCATCGGATTTTCACTCCTAACAgcagataaagagaaccaacttaaacaaatgagacaaaaatactacacttggtcatttagttactgaggaaaatgatccatcattacatttctgtgagtggcaaaagtatgtgacccCCTCGTGCAGCAATAACCACAACTAAATGTTTCCCGTAAccgttgatcagtcctgcacgtcggcttggaggaattttagcccgttcctcggtacagaacagcttcaactctggggtgttggtgggCTTCTCACATGAACTGTTTGCTTCAggaccttccacaacatttctattggattaaggtcaggactttcaGGACTCctaaacattaactttattcttcttttaccattctttggtagaacaacttatgggtttaggatcgttgtcttgctgtatgacccactttctcttcagattaaTTTCACGAACAGacgtcctgacattttcctttagaatttgctggtatgatTCAGAATTCATCGTTCAGTCAATGATGTGGAGGCGTCCAGGCCCGGATGCggcaaaacaggtccaaaccatgatactaccaccaccatgtttcacagatggaataaggttctcatgctggaatgcagtgttagAGTGTGACTAATTTCACcatcaaattaactgctaatcctagaggttcacatactttttccactcacagataagtttatgtaaataaataaatgacgaagtataacatttttgtctcgtttgtttaattgggttctctttttctacttttaggacttgtgtggaaattttaggtcatatttatgcagaaacatACAGAACCCTAAAGGGTTCGCAAACTTTCTAGCACCACTGTACCCATCAAAGTGCTTACCACATTATCTCTTAAACAGCGAAGTAATTCTGAGCAGATTAGTAAACCAAGTTTAATTACAAAGCCTTTTCAAAAACAACagtagacaattgtgtgcttaaGTTCCATCAAgctaaagacaaaaataaagctCAATAGATCCCTATCACCCAACATTCtcctgtataaaaaaaaaaagatcacaaaagtatgtgaactacACAACACTAAATAAATGCTCCAAAAAAATTACAGCGCAAAGTATAATGGCTGTACATTACCTAGCAGTTTGTTCAGCAATGTATCTTATGTAGACTTACCGTTACatgccaaagaaaaaaaaaggatggatCTTTAGACATGTTGTAGAAAGAACTAACGCAACCTATTCCACGGCCTCAAACAACGATGATGAGAAAGCATGATTACTCTTATTTTATAAATAGACTGTGAAACGGTTTAGGAGTGAAACGGTCTTCAAGTAAATATTGTAATCAACAAGAAACCAGTGATGAGCGGCCAGTATAAGTAGAAATGATCCCTGTTTAATGCCAGTGAGGAGTCTAGCAGCTGCATGCTAAATTACCTGCAGGTGAACCAGGCATGACTGACGGAAAATATTCAAGATGAAAAGTGATGAAAGCACGTAGAACTTTTTCCAGATCTCTAAGTAACTAAGTGCTTGTAACTTGGCAATACTACTGAGCTGGAAGAAGCTTTTTTCTCACAACAGTTTACTCATCGGTCAACATTTACGGTTGAATTGCAGCCAGGACTTCAAACTCCAAGTGTATGCTGCTttcgagaaaaaaaatatattctcaGTGGTATTTTTAGATGATATTTGTGACTTTCTAATGTTTTCTTCACTTAAAAAATGCTGAGAAACTTTGCTCTGAAGCTACTTAAAGACTAGGCCGCATACAGGTTTAGCACAGCAAACGTTTAACGTTGAAATCAGTACACCGTGAGCAGAGGAAGGTCTATCTTACCAGACTTGTAACTTGACTTTCTTCCCTTCAACCTCAATGGTCTTCACTTTAAAGTCAATACCTGTTAGGAGAGGGAGTAAGCAagtcagagagagatagagatagagagagagagagagagagagataaaaagtgGTTAACAGAAAGGAAGGATGTGCGGTGAATACAATCCCAAACAGCAAAGATGGGCAGTCAAAAGGAAGCGAAGCTGAGCAGCAGATTAGGAAATCTTTACCAAGAGAATTTTTGTTGTTCTGATAACTATACTCTTGTAAATCTGTTCATTTGTGTCGTGGCGGTTTTCCAAGTAACCTCCTCCTGTGGGACAGGAGGCGAAAACTTAAGAGGagaggaaatgaaaggaaatggaagaaaaggaaaaagttcTTTTGATATTTCAGTAAACATGGTGAGAAAACAGGCAGAATAAGAGGTGAACAGAATCCTGACTGGACATTAAAcattggcattttttttttttaggtgagcaaaagtatcaGAACAGATAGccttaaagaaaaagaatgtaAATAGCACTAAATATTTGAtcgcatatcccttgcttggtataactgcatcaagccggcGACCCACTAACATCAACAAACTGCTGCATTCTTCTTTTCTAGGCTGTGTATTCTGCAGCTTCCTTTAGTTGTTGGTTGTTTTGGGGAGGTTTCTCCCTTCAATCTACTGTTCAGGCAGTGAAGAGGATTcgggtgattgacttggccagtctaaaaccttgcaCTAACcctcccaccaccaccccccacgatgaagtcctttgttatATTGGCAGTGTGTTCTGGGTCATTGTACtgtatgatgaagttcctcccaattagactggatgcatttctctataaACTGGCAGACTGAATGTTTTCGTAAacgtctgaattcattctgctgttacTATCAtgagtcacatcatcaataaagattagtgaacctgttccagaagcagaaATGCAAGCCCAAGCAATGACACTACCTCCATCATGCTTGACCGATGAGCTCATTTATTTTGGATCATGAGATGATGAGTCTCTCTCTGcattttggcctttccatcactttggtagaggttaatcttggttccagaactttttttaACCCatctttgtatttatttgcaaattccaatctggctttctgattcttgcTGCTTATGAGTGATTTGCATATTGttgtatggcctctatatttctgaagtcttctttgaacggtATCTTCACCCCTGCACTGTGGATGTCATTGGTGTCGTCACTGGCTGTTTTTCGGTTTTTCCTTCACAGCCCACACAATGTTTCCGTCATCAAccgctgttgttttccttggccaacctgttccatgtctgatTGTTactacaccagtggtttctttctttcccaggACATACCAAATTGTTGCAccggctatgcccaatgcttgtgcaaagCCTCTGATcgatttttctctcttttcttcactTCAGaatagcttgcttttctcccatagacagctctctggtcttcgtgtcggtttatcctttttaacaacaaaatgcagtcttcacaggcagaACCCAAGAGTAGAACATTCAGAgctgtttaaatgtttagaaTCGCCTCATCGTCTCTCCTGACTCTCGTATTCatgttttgatctcaaaaccaaaaccaaaagaagcGCTcctgccattccaatactttcagagaggactgtatATTGGAAGGATGCTCTTTcgttttcatttcatgttttgttcagaTACCTTTATTAACtatgttttcactatacatatacacatacacacacatacccccTACTAGCTGCAAAGGGATGAAATGTGTTGCAGCTCTGACACCAAAAAGAAAATGGACACCAGAAATACGACGTATGTTCAACTAAAAACTTGGTTCTATATTGTACATGATACCAAAGtgacaacaataataaataataaataataaatctgtccttgtctgtgtgtgcacgtgAGACAGGAATTATGAAGAGATCAATGAGCAGGAGTTAGTTTTGTCAAGGAAACGTGCTTCATGTTTTGTAAGTAGAAAGTAAAGTGAAAGAAACTGAAGTAGAGATAAATggcaaggtgtgtgtgtttatggagaGAAGAAGCTCAACAACAGGCGCGCGCGCTCTCCGCCTCGCAGCTCTGACAATAAGGAATGATATAATGGGGTGACCGGGCTAGTGCTGACATGACTGTTAAACCGGATAGAGAACAGCCCTAAAGGACTCGTTTTACCACACATCGTTAAATCTCACCACCAATAACGACCTTTAGTCGGATACGGCCTACTCACCGATAGTTGATATGTATGTAGAATTAAAATTATCCTCTGCAAAACGGATGATCAGACATGTTTTTCCCACCCCGCTATCACCAATAAGCAGCAATTTAAAGAGGAAGTCGTATTTCTTTGCCATAGTTCTTTGTCCAGAGTATTCGTGGAGTTGAAAAACTTTTTCGGttcttctcttttctcactCAATTCAGACGCGCTTTAACCTGAGACTGGCTTAACGTCCATTTAGTTCTTCGTCGTTTTCTttcaggagagagagcgagcgagagagagagtgagagagagagagagagagagagagagagagagagagagagagagcgccaCCGGTAAATTCCGTTTCTCTTCGTTGCTCCTGTTCCTCCAGTTAAAGTTTTGAATTAAACGCAACAGAAAATCACGGACTCACTGACTCTGTCCacttttagtttagtttttgtcCGGATTCCTCGGCATGTCGCCAGGTTTTCTTCTTCAGTCGAAGGCCATAATCATCCACACACGTACAACGGCAGCGGTTTTCTCCAGAAAGTTTTCCTTTCACCGAGTTCCCGGAGGCTTACGTAGAGAGGGAGAGGCACGGAACTCCATCAGAGGGAGTGATAGAGCACATGAAAGAATCGACtatgaaagaatgtaacactagGGGGCGCGATTTCCTCACGTAGTAACTGCGGGTCCGTACAACGCATGCGCAGTACAAAAGTACTGGCAGTGAAAAGTTTTATTTGAACTCTACACACTTTCTGTAAAAACGAGTTTTAAAATCAGCACTAATCGGTAAAGAGGACGAATATGATGCTCGCTAAACTAAAGTGTGACGATATGTTGAAGTTAAGGTGAACAAATTTATAAGTTCTATGACTGTATAAAGAAGTGGACAACATGACGCCATTCATTCCCAGTGtgtctttttttgggggggggggatcagcTCCCTAGATCGTGAATTAATATGTAGTGTACATGAGTTTGGGCATTGGTAATGAATCTGTCTCATTACACGTTGGgactagtgatgggaagttcggatcattttactgactcggatctttgaatgtcgttcagcaaaatgagcGAATATTTTCCCGAGTCATTTCGTTTATTTCAGcagaatgaaattaaaatgttacatgttaaattccccaacacatctagtacgtAGGCAAatgttgatcacatttggaacaaaaaataaactataggctaatgcagcccaggctgaattatgagaaacagaaatgattaattaatagcttagctgggtcttcaggctatgcagtctgttagtgcAGTTCTTTTCatagtgggggccgccagggggcgcccgggggccttcaacaatttggtgtgaaaaagaAATTCTCactcagacaaacacacacacacacacacaataaattactaatgtaatgtaatgtaaagatgtaagatttaattatcaataaaaaaggggatatattcagaagtctgtattttttatgtgttttaaagacatcttgcaaaaggggggcctcggtcaaatgttaatgccatttggggggccttgccctggaaaagtttgggaacccctgtgtTAGTTCACCTCATCTCCCGATCCGAGCCGTTCTGTTCTGTAACGTATGTTccctggaaacagaaatgattagttcacctcttgAGTCTTTAGGTTCGAGTCATCTGTTCATCCCGTGACCACCCtataggctgaatgcagtgggaCTGTGATGTTATAAACGAACGACTTGTCATGTCGTATATCgaacataaaataaagataaaaaacatTAACGGAAGTactcatttgagagctacaataacaagctacttacatttgtagacgaaGTTGGCTGAAAGTTTGtccctcttcttttttttttttttttttatttgagaggcttcagaaaatacgacgtcatttccagtaagggaacatagtgagcatcgatggtTCCTGGTTTTTGCATTGTGTTGTGGGATTTTTTAAGGAGCGAATGTTCCAGTGCACCACAAGCATTTTGTGaatgagacagcccttaaaatggccgactccctgaccAGTGCAATGACTGCTCATCTAGGTAGCTGGTTTAGACATACCCAGAGTCTGCAAAATACAGACAGTTTGTCCACCTCTCACCAGCGCATATTAGTGATGGACAGTATGTGAACattcactatataagtgcaacTTAAGATGGCACATTGGCTAACTCAGTATGGCTCAAAGTACAGCATTATTACttagttaatatttaaattgcCAAACTGTAGTTGTACAATTTTCACAGGTATATTGATTTTATAGTTGTCAGGAAAAGATTTTAGGTTGCTAAATTAGGTTTAGCTAGCTGACATTATCCATCATTTTAATCAaagtatagtagtatagtatatatttatagtagCTGATGTAAAGTACCAGCTGAAAATATATGGCTATAAACTTTACACAAAAGTATGGACATATGGACatagaatctgtcaccatcttcaagaaacagctaaagacccacctcttctttgaacacctaaccaacccctaaaaaaacaaacaaacaaaaaaaacttactctgcacactttgcttcttctagacctcaattaaaagatcttgtatggtagcactacttgcattgttctctgcttgatatatcgctttgctcgtattttctcatttgtaagtcgctttggataaaagcgtctgctaaatgaatgaatgtaaaatcaATAGGGGACATGAGGTCACAAAATTAACAGGATTCATCCTCTGAGGAGCCTGAATATACTCACTAAATTTCATGCACCCAATTGATTTGCGTTGTGTTGGATGAGgggacagatggatagacatTAAATCTACACCCCACTAGTAGGAAAATGAAGCTGGCCAAAAATCAACATTGATTCACTGTTTGTCTTTTCAATACTGAAAAGCAATGAATTATCAACGttgatttaatattatttagcaTTGAACATTCAACCTCAACCAAAATGATGATTCTGTTGGAATTTCAACACCGAAtcgattaaggtgtgtacatgtctataatgcacgtcGAGAacgcgactaaaataggaatactccacatgtcttcaTTCGATTTGTGTTTTCTTCGattatgactttagtcggattaaggtcatcaataatcgctgtttacaaaACTTAATTGAAATATCTGGTGATCTAAATCCTTCCCGCTAAAGTGTgtatctattttttttgttgttgttgtttttttaagtgatgAAATTATAATCCCCCTCAATTAAATGTACTATAGTCTTTACAGCATTAATATTCTTTGCTATTTAATATACATTCAGATATCTGAAGAAGCAAAATTAGTAAAATtatgaacaacaacaataataataaactgaaatcTCAAGCAAATTCGAGggagttttaaaatgaaaatggccACAACATCACTTCCGGAGACGCTaaaacacattctgttggaCTGCAAAAGATATGAGGAGGAaagaactgagctagagatgcagactggaaaacaaaacatgacactagagaacttgctggggaaacatctgggaaaatgcaccgccccctaataaactatctaaaaaatactgggataagtgagagactttagtaatctagtatgaatatctagtatatagttatttatctctttattttcttttatttacgtagtattgttttggtattattatttttttttccattatattttatttttctgctaatctactgcccacactccagtccagtaggtggcggtaatgcacctttagcTGGTTTGCCAACCGACATTAAAAcaacaggaagaagaagaagccattACTTCCGGCCCCTGCGCTCGAGCCCCGTCGATATGAGCTACGTGTTTCCGGCTAATCTCCCCCCTTTTCACCGCGGCCTCATACGCCAACAACATGCCTGTAAGTGCGGGATGAAACCACGACGTcaatttaaagtttaaaaactcTTTCCTGTCCGGTCTGTTTAGTCGGGTCGGTAAATGTAGTACTGTGTTATCCTCCGACGTTAACTCTGCCTTCCGTGTGATGGAGGAAAATAGGTTTAGTTTGAAGTTAGCCTCGGAAGTCTGCGAGCGACAACATGGCCGCGTTCATGAGCGCTTAACGCGTGGCAGAGAAACCCACATCGGATACAGTTATCCGTTttgtctgtgcgtgtgtctgtgtgttaacGACGGAAAGATTAAGGAGTTGTTTATTGCTGTCGAAACACTCGCTGTAATAGTCAGACCGTCCATAGAAGATCCGTTGAGTCCCCTAAACTGTGCCTCGCTTTGTGTTTGGGGGACTTGTGGAAGCTTCTCGGATGATTAGCTGTCATatcgtgtctgtgtgtgtgggcggcTTTATTAATGACATGTCGGATATCTAGCATTATAATTCTAACTTCTAATTCTAACATTCTAATCGATACACGTTAGCAGATGTTCGACCTGATCATCATAACCTGGGCCGAGTTAATCAGAAGTATCACAGCACAAAGTCCTATGTGAAATGGTAGAGCATGTTGAATACTTTCCTCTGTCAAGGGAAATTGTGACCCCTGACCGGTTAATCACACCACATTCATCAGCTTCCTGGACAAATTATACTCCAGACTGATTACCCAGAGGAACCTGATTTGATTAGGGACTCCTCACCACCTTCATCCCAGTGTAGGGGTGTAACACAGGGTATATCTATAGCTATGTGTATCTGTTAATTCAGGTTCCTTTTCCTATCTGTATTCGGGTTAAACCCGAAATGAGTGAAGACCTATGCTGTTTTTTCTGACtaggtttacatggacagccGTAATCGagttattgaccttattctgaataat
This genomic window from Ictalurus punctatus breed USDA103 chromosome 1, Coco_2.0, whole genome shotgun sequence contains:
- the rab13 gene encoding ras-related protein Rab-13, encoding MAKKYDFLFKLLLIGDSGVGKTCLIIRFAEDNFNSTYISTIGIDFKVKTIEVEGKKVKLQVWDTAGQERFKTITTAYYRGAMGIILVYDITDDKSFENIQNWMKSIKENASAGVSRMLLGNKCDIEAKRKVSKEIGEKLAKDHGIRFFETSAKSSINVEESFIALARDILVKSNTKPGSAGREVRLTSTAPEKKASKCLML